The following DNA comes from bacterium.
TCGACAATTGACACCATATTCTGAGCATTGCCGGCGTTTTGCTGGGTGACTCTGCTGATATTGAATAATGCCTGGTTAATCTGCTCGATCCCTTTGACCTGTTCTTCGGAGGCCAGGGATATCTCCTGAACCATATCGCTGGCTTTGCAGATACGATTGGAGACCTCGGAAAAAATTGTGCTTGTTGTACTGAGCAGGGTATGGCCATTTTCGATTTCCCTGACTGTTTTCTCGATTATTTCCGCCGTGTTTTTTGCAGCTTCCGAAGCCCTCATGGCCAGGTTCCTCACCTCATCCGCTACCACGGCAAAACCGGCTCCGGACTCTCCCGCTCTGGCTGCTTCAACTGCGGCATTCAGGGCCAGCAGATTGGTTTGAAAAGCAATCTCGTCAATTGTTTTAATAATGTTTTTCGTCTTTTGGCTGGCATCGGAAACATGCTTCATGGACTCGGTCAATTCGATCATAGCTGTATTGGCCTGCCCGATGGTTTCTTTCGTTTCCGACATCAATATATTGCCCTGGCTGGCATTTTCAGCATTTTGCTTTGTCATGGCCGTTATTTCTTCCAGAGAAGCGGAAGTCTGCTCCAGCGATGCAGCCTGCTCGGATGATCCATCTGACAGGCTCCTGGAGGCGGCGACGATTTCACCGATGGTCTTTTTGAGATATATGCCCATCTGCCGGAGTGATAAGGCCAATTGACCGACTTCATCCCTGCTTTCAACTTCAATATCGGTACCATCGAGGTTCCCGGAGCTGATCCGTTCGGCAAATTCGGAACAGGCCCGTAAGGGAGTGGTAATTTTTTTGGCCATAATCCAGAACGCGAAGAACGCAATAATGGAAACAATTAAGCTAACAGCCATTATTTTCAAGAAGATACCTTTGATCTGGCCTCTCAGGGCGGATGCTTTTTCAGCTACCGCTACATCTATGGAATCGATATAAACACCAGTGCCGATTATCCAGCCAAGGGGCTTATATAGCCTGACATACGACAATTTAGGCTGTTCTTGTGTCAGCCCGTCTTTAGTAGGCTTGGGCCAGAGGTAATCCACAAATCCTTCGCCATCTTTGGCGCACACATCGACAAAGGCTGCGAAAAGGTTTTTCTTCTCCCCCAGGGCACAGTTGTATTTTGCATCATCCAGAACCTTCCCATCAAGCTCCGGCACCGTAGGATGCATTATCATCCTGGGATATGGCCGTCCCATATCGTTTATCCAGAAGTAGCCGATCTTGTTGTCATATCTCATTTTACCGATATCTATCTTTACTTTCTCGATAGCATCCCGGACAGCGTCATCCACATATATGCCGGTGCCGATTATCCACCCCCAGTCGGGAATCAGTCTGACATAGGACAATTTGGGCTGCTCCTGGGTCAGCCCGCCTTTAGTAGGCTTGGGCCAGAGGTAATCCACAAACCCTTCGCCATCTTTGGCGCACACATCGACAAAGGCTGCGAAAAGGTTTTTCTTCTCCCCCAGGGCACAGTTGTATTTTGCATCATCCAGAACCTTCCCATCAAGGTCCGGCACCGTAGGATGCATTATCATCCTGGGATATGGCCGTCCCATATCGTTTATCCAGACATAACCCGTTCCCTGCGCATAGCGGATCCTTCTGACATTTTCAATCGCCCGCTGCTGTGCCTGTTCAAGTGTCAGATCACCCTTTGCAACTAAGGATTTTGCATCCTCGATAAAATCATTGGCAACGTCGATAATATTTTTTAACTCCTGGCCATATCTCTTTTGGAGATATTCTCTGTCCTGAGCATGCTGGTAATTCGAGTTGACGGTTTCAAAGGCGATATCAATATAGTTTTTCAGGGTCTCTTTTACTTTATTCAGTTCTTCCGCTCTAAATTCTTCGATTTCCGTTTCAACATTTTTTTTCACGGTGTGAACTAAAGATAAGGAAATGAGCAGGGAGGACATCGCCATCACTGAACATAAAATAATCAGGAATTTCCAATGCATTTTGATATTTTTCAGCATATCCAGCTCCTTATGCCTCTTGTGAAATGTAGCGTTCATCCACGTGCCCAAATGGTGACTCTCATCTGGCGTAAATCTTGATATTCCCAATAACCATACTTTTCTTATCGAGTAAACCTTTATCCTGCTTGGGTAGACTCACATACCTGCAAAATTCGATCTACCTGAATCCAGAGCGAACGACTTATACATGGTAAGCTCCAGCGTTTTTCCCCTGAATTTTTGTAACTACTCAGGCATAGGCAGGAGATGGTTATAGTTTTCATGATTTTTGTAGATTATCCGATAAGGTATAAAGGAGAGATGAAAAAGTAATTGAATATGAAAAGCGTCAAGTATTTGATATTGCCCCTATTCGGGTGGAAGTGACGGAGCATCGGGCAGAAATCAAGGATTGCCCTCATTGTGGTAAACGCAACAGGGCAGAGTTTCCATCCGAGGTGAGCCAGCCAGTACAGTATGGGAGTGGCATCAAGGCATGGGCTGTGTATTTCAACCAGTATCATTTTATCCCACTGGAGCGTACGTGTGAGATCTTTGAGGATCTGGTTGATCATCGGCTTTGCGAGGCATCTGTGTTGCAGGCGAATACAGAGTTGGCAGAGTGTGTAAAACCAGCTTGTGAGGCGATCAAGCAGCGGTTGATAGCATCTGAGGTGGTCAACTTTGATGAATCCGGCTTACGAGTAGAAGGCAAGCTTAACTGGCTGCATGTGGCCAGTACTGCAAAACTTACTTATTACCAGGTCCATCGCAAGAGGGGTAAAGAGGCAATGGATCAGATAGGTATCTTGCCTGAATTTAAAGGAGTTGCCGTTCATGACCACTGGGCACCGTATTCTAACTACGACCAATGCCGTCATAGTCTGTGTAATGCTCATCATTTACGAGAGCTTATCTTCATTCATGAGTGCTACCACCAGGAATGGGCAGAGCAGAT
Coding sequences within:
- a CDS encoding cache domain-containing protein → MHWKFLIILCSVMAMSSLLISLSLVHTVKKNVETEIEEFRAEELNKVKETLKNYIDIAFETVNSNYQHAQDREYLQKRYGQELKNIIDVANDFIEDAKSLVAKGDLTLEQAQQRAIENVRRIRYAQGTGYVWINDMGRPYPRMIMHPTVPDLDGKVLDDAKYNCALGEKKNLFAAFVDVCAKDGEGFVDYLWPKPTKGGLTQEQPKLSYVRLIPDWGWIIGTGIYVDDAVRDAIEKVKIDIGKMRYDNKIGYFWINDMGRPYPRMIMHPTVPELDGKVLDDAKYNCALGEKKNLFAAFVDVCAKDGEGFVDYLWPKPTKDGLTQEQPKLSYVRLYKPLGWIIGTGVYIDSIDVAVAEKASALRGQIKGIFLKIMAVSLIVSIIAFFAFWIMAKKITTPLRACSEFAERISSGNLDGTDIEVESRDEVGQLALSLRQMGIYLKKTIGEIVAASRSLSDGSSEQAASLEQTSASLEEITAMTKQNAENASQGNILMSETKETIGQANTAMIELTESMKHVSDASQKTKNIIKTIDEIAFQTNLLALNAAVEAARAGESGAGFAVVADEVRNLAMRASEAAKNTAEIIEKTVREIENGHTLLSTTSTIFSEVSNRICKASDMVQEISLASEEQVKGIEQINQALFNISRVTQQNAGNAQNMVSIVDKFQLSESADAN